A genomic segment from Spinacia oleracea cultivar Varoflay chromosome 3, BTI_SOV_V1, whole genome shotgun sequence encodes:
- the LOC130468952 gene encoding uncharacterized protein: MAKDDDVSTPSKDELAKDYYLGSSDAPGNLITPIKLRGAKNYDEWSTSVRRALISKRKFGFIDGKIKEPTTDPDKLADWIAIHSMLVSWIKNTVEESLRSTVGDFDDASVLWLHLKKRFCVVSGTRVCQLKSTLGACKQGGNESIDEYYGRLSIILNDLVNYARVPKCVCGCCKCGISTQVAEIREEDHLHHFLIGLDKPYEAIRAQLLAQTPLPTVDEAYQSVINTENLRVEEEQRHGGGIMAFKTEIRSNSNYRDNNDRFCTHCNKSGHETETCYQLVGFPEWWDDRRKGGRSAGRGNGRGGRGGRGRAGSSGSSTPSSTSATGGVRANRVVSKTSQHQASPVTANNIAEGLAGVSPTQVQQIIDLLTSKAKPRLQGPIDEEDDWPGGT; the protein is encoded by the exons ATGGCGAAGGATGATGATGTATCAACGCCATCGAAAGACGAACTTGCGAAGGATTACTATCTAGGATCATCTGATGCTCCAGGAAACCTCATAACACCAATAAAACTTCGAGGAGCCAAAAACTACGATGAATGGTCTACATCAGTTAGAAGGGCTCTAATTTCGAAGAGAAAATTTGGTTTCATTGatggaaaaattaaagaacCAACAACAGACCCAGACAAACTGGCAGATTGGATTGCTATCCATTCTATGTTGGTGTCTTGGATTAAAAACACAGTAGAAGAGTCGTTGAGATCGACCGTTGGAGATTTTGATGATGCAAGTGTCCTGTGGCTACACCTCAAGAAACGCTTCTGCGTGGTCAGTGGCACAAGGGTTTGCCAATTGAAGTCCACGTTGGGTGCGTGCAAGCAGGGAGGTAATGAGTCGATTGATGAGTATTATGGTAGGCTTTCAATAATTCTCAATGACCTGGTAAACTATGCTAGAGTACCTAAATGTGTTTGTGGGTGTTGTAAGTGCGGTATCTCCACACAAGTTGCAGAGATTAGGGAAGAAGATCACCTTCATCACTTTCTGATAGGGCTTGATAAACCGTACGAGGCCATCCGAGCACAACTACTGGCGCAGACTCCCCTGCCCACGGTAGATGAAGCATATCAGTCAGTTATTAATACTGAGAACCTGCGTGTGGAAGAAGAACAGCGGCACGGGGGAGGCATCATGGCTTTCAAAACTGAAATTAGAAGTAATTCGAATTATCGTGATAATAATGACAGATTTTGTACTCACTGCAATAAGTCAGGGCACGAAACTGAGACGTGCTATCAACTTGTTGGGTTCCCGGAATGGTGGGACGACAGAAGAAAAGGAGGAAGAAGTGCTGGTCGTGGCAATGGTAGAGGAGGACGCGGGGGTCGAGGTCGTGCAGGGAGCAGTGGCAGTAGCACCCCTAGTAGTACTTCAGCGACAGGAGGTGTAAGGGCTAATAGAGTGGTAAGCAAAACATCTCAACATCAAGCCTCGCCAGTAACCGCAAATAACATAGCTGAAGGGTTAGCAGGTGTATCCCCAACGCAAGTCCAACAAATAATTGATCTACTGACATCCAAAGCCAAACCAAGGTTACAAG GACCGATTGACGAGGAAGATGATTGGCCTGGGGGAACGTGA